Within the Chlorocebus sabaeus isolate Y175 chromosome 19, mChlSab1.0.hap1, whole genome shotgun sequence genome, the region TTTATGCCAAATGCCAAAGGAAGTCTGTGTGACGTGGGCATGGAGCTTCCGAGGAGCCAGGGGTGTGAGGGAGCCCCCTCACAGAGGGGTGTGGGTGGCACCAAGAGCACTGACACACTCCCCAGGTGCCAGAACACCCTGTGTGAGCCAGCAGCTTGAATAGAGGGACCAAAGCGGGCGTCTGAGGCACAGTTCCATGATGCCACCAGCAAGGAGTCTCTGCGAGCAGCGAGCATGGAAGTGAGCGAGCCAGCTGGCCCCGGAACCTGGGCTCCGGTCCCTACAGTTTTGTGCACCCAGGGCAAATGCCATTTCCCAGGAGTGTTGCTTTGTCCTGGCACCAGACCTGGGACAAGATGCAGACCTCCCTCCCAGAACATGGCTGCAGAGGGGGGCAACATGACACATTCCGTCCAGGTTGGGGCACTGGCAGAGGAAGCTTCCAGGAAATCGCAGCACCCAAGGAGGGGGTAAAGGAAGGACATGCAGCAGGAGGCACAGGCTGGGCAGTGGTGCAGAGCCAGGGCAGGAAGGACCCAGCTGTGGAGTGTGACCTGGTGCAGGGGGGCTTGAGGCCCTGAGGATGGGGACCGGGGATCAGACTGGGGACTGGGTACAGGAGGTGCGCGTCTATGTGGGGCTGGAGTGGAGTGTGTACATGTGCGTCAGGGAGCAGACCAGGCAAGAACCCGAGTGGTGACGGCCCCAGAGGGTCTGAGAAGGGACAGGCACAGGGCACACTGGGACGGCACAGGAAGCAAGGCTGGGGGTGGCCGGCTGGGCTACAGGGCTGCAGTGGGAAGCCCAGAACAGGGGCATATCTCGCTCAGCAGGAAAGGCCCATGGTGGGGGGCGAGCAGGGAGCCAGGGCTCTCGGAAGTGTCCAGGTGCAGGGCAAGGTCCCTACAGACCATAAGGCACTTAAACGGCCACAAAGTTATCCCAGGAGAGTAATATGACAAGAGTCTGGTCTCTAAAAAGCACAGGGGTAACCTCTGCATAGGAACAGCCCCCCACCCCATCAGGCTGCCAGGGCAGGCTCACCTGGCATCAAAACGATGGGATCAGGCTCCCCTCGGTTCCCATAGTAGCAAATGACGTCTCCCTTTGCTGTGCTGCAGACCAAGGGGAGAGAATGTCAGACTACAGCCATTGGGTGTCCTCCCCCGACACTGCCTGGGGATCTCACAGCCCTGTTTCTGGAGGCTAGCGATGTGCATAGTAGCCCACTGTGGCCAGGTCAGGGGCTTGCAGGACCCAGCCCCTTGGGCACCTGGCAGGCAGGGTCATGGAGGCCCCAGCTCTTGTCCAGCATCATGGGTATGTTCCCAGCTCACCTCGGGGTCCACCAGCCTGGGAAGCACAGCATCTAAAAGGCCTTCCTGCCTTGCTGAATGCCCCATGGCATGGGCACACAAAAGGCTGTCCATGGCGACAACTGCAGGGCTGAGCCACATCCCCACATCACCAACCTCTCCATCAGGCCCCCCACCACAGCTCATCTCTGAGTATTTCTGGACAGGTGGCCCCAGGGTGATCGAGGCTTCCAAAAAAAGCGCCAAAGACCACATTTTCCTACTCTCATGTGTTAAGTGTACAATTAAAATAGTTAAGGGACAGTtgagctaggcatagtggctcatgcctacagtcccagctactctggaggctgaggagggaggactgcttgaggccagaagtttgaaaccagactgcgcaacatagcaagaccccatctctacaaaataaattaattttaaaaaagaaaatagttaaaaatgctcccggccgggcgcagtggctcaagcctgtaatcctagcactttgggaggccgagacgggcggatcacgaggtcaggagatcgaaaccatcctggctaactcggtgaaaccccgtctctactaaaaaatacaaaaaactgggccgggcgcggtggcgcaagcctgtaatcccagcactttgggaggccgagacgggcggatcacgaggtcaggagatcgagaccatcctggctaactaacacggtgaaaccccgtctctactaaaaaatacaaaaaactagccgggcgaggtggcggcgcctgtagtcccagctactcgggaggctgaggcaggagaatggcgagaacccaggaggcggagcttgcagtgagccgagatcgcgccactgcactccagcctgggcgacagagcgagactccgtctccaaaaaaaaaaaaaaaaaaaaaaaaaaaaaaaaaatacaaaaaactggccgggcgtggtggcgggcgcctgtagtcccagctactcgggaggctgaggcaggagaatggcgagaacccgggaggcggagcttgcagtgagctgagatccggccactgcactccagcctgggcgacagagcgagactccgtctcaaaaaaaaaaaaaaaaaaaatgctccccAGCTGAAAATATTCCAATCCTCAATACCACAGTAAGTCTTCTAGAACTTGAAGTGCCTTTTTTGCAAAGTGAAGAGGATCTCTTTGTGGCCTGTGAGATGCCCTCCCAGGCCAGATGCTGGGCATGGAGCCCTGGCCCTTCGAGATGAACAGATGCAGagaaagagccaggtgtggtgtcttcCTCCCCAAGTGCTGCCCACCAGGTGGGACCCACCTTCCCCACCCCTAGTAGCCTTCAAGGGCCCCCTGTCCACGTTCACATTCCATTCCCATTCTTCCTCACCATGGTCTTTGGCAACTTTCCTAAGACACTCGGTTCACAATTTCAGAGACTGTTTGTAGGCAAAAAGCTCCTCTGGACTTTCTGTGTAAGGACCTACAGAACTGGACACCCATGCTGGGGCCACTGCCAGCACTACCACAGGCCAGGCGGAGGGCAGGCCTCACCCAGGGATAGCCGTGGCCGTGACAAGCCTCTTTCCCTTCCAGGCcttggcttcctcatctgtacCTACCAGCAGGGCTGCTCGCTGACCTCTGATgtcccccaccctccagcctcgGCCCTGGCACCAGCTTTTGCCTGACCTGTGTTACGCTCTACTTGCCACTGCCTGTATCCTCAGGCTAGGTCCAGGAGGCTGACGCTCACTCTGCAGCCTTTGGAGCCGGGAGAGTTGCATAGGCTCTGAGGAGCCCAAGACCCCACCCCCCAACCACAGGAGCCCATGCATCTGCTCAGGGCATGGCACCCCTGGTACCCCACCTCCACACAGCTGCTGAGTGCCGAGTTCTGCTGGCATCACGGCCACGAATCCATTCTCCTGAGGCTAAGTCAGACCCACGTGGAACTACTGACCGGGGAAAGTGGTTCCTGAGTATGGGGGCCTGCAGGTAGCACATGGGCTCTGCCACCTGGAGTCACAAAGGCATGGGCAGGAAGAAGGGCTCCAGGCAGCAAGTGCCCCACGCCAGCCCTCGGCTCTCCACCTAGGGGACACCGcaactctctgagcctccataGCAAGTGCACAGGCCCGTgcggggcagggctgggcatgcCACACACAAGGGATGCTCAACGAATAGCAGGCCTGGGGCTCGGGAGCCAGGACAGCGGCCTGTGGACCTGCCCTCGTGGAAGGAGGCAGCTTCGGGGCCCGCCGCAGTGTGCCGACCACTTCCTGTTTGCCTGTCCTGGCGGAAGGCCCAGACTACCAGCATTCGCCAAGTTCTGGGGCGTTGGAGGcggaggagggcaggagggaggaatgCTCACTTCACGGAAGGGCAAAACACACAAAACCTCTGCAGTTCCTGTGGACTCGTCTCCAACAGGAGCTTCCCTGAGAGCAcagcatcccagccactccaggcCAGGGCTGCCGAGGGCTGCTCTGCACAGCCTGCCCGTGGGAGGGAGGACCCAGCCAGGGCCACTCTATGTGACTGTTCTTCACAGCCTCAGCTTTCTCCAGGGAGCCAGCAGCCCTCATGCCATCACAGGAAGCCTTGGGCTTCACTCCCAAATACCCGAGTTGGTACATCTGTGACAGGCTCATTCCTCAGAATGTTTGCCAAGTCATGAGGAGCAACGTCCCTGGAGAGGCTGCCACGGCCTCCAGAGGAACCCGGCTTCCTGATGAGCCTGAGGCCTGCCCCCGAGGCAGTGCTAGGCAGAGCCGCCATCCCCCTCTGGCAGACCCACCTCAGGTCGGCTGCTATGAGGTTGAAGCCATTGTACAGATGGCCCTCCATAGAGACCTTCTTCAGGTAGGACAAGCTGTCCACGTCAGTGGTCAGAAAGTGAGTGACAAGTTCACCTGTAGGCAGGGGACAGATGCCGTGTCCACAGCTGCAGGGATGTGCTCTTCCCCCAGGAACACTGATGTGGGGCCCCCTGGGGAGGATGCAGGAAGATGAGGGGACCCACTGGAGCCCTGGCCTGTCATGACTGTCACAAGAGTCAGCCACATCTCATTAGCCTGGCTGCCACTCAGGTCAGCACTGAAAACtgcttattttattaaaaaaatgttttccccaCTATGTCTTCCTATGGAAATCCAGCATGAAGTAACAACACCTTTCAGTGGGGACAATGTGTGTCCACAGAGCTGTCATCTCGGGGAAGGCATCTACTCTACACACATTCCAGGCAGGGGACAGTGACACAGCAGTCAGGAGTGACATGCAATGAGGACAAGTGGAGAGTGCTCCCTAAGAGGAGCAAACAGTGCTGCGTGGGTCAGGTGGGAGTGGGCTCCCAGCTGTGACACCAGAGGGCCAGGGCATGGGAAATGGGGATGCCCCTCCTCACTCTTCCTGTCTCTGCCACATACCCCTGCAGCACACCTCCGCGGTGGTGGTGATATGCCCGCAGAAGCCCCCCATCTGCTCCGGGGCCCAGCTTGCCCCCTTCTTGTCCTCACCCTTACCTGGGCTCTGCCCTGCCACATTATGGCACCGCCCACTCTGGAACCTGGCCCTGCCCCATGGTACCTCAGCCCTGCCCCATCCCACACCTGAGCACAAGCACCTTGGCACTTCCTACCTTGGCCCGCCATGCTCCATCATACATTGGCCAGTCCTGTAGTCCCTTGGCCCCACCTTGTCTCACCTAGGCCCACCCCACCCTACCCTGTCTCACCTTGGTCGCACCCCACTCGCCTTACCTCGCCCTCGGGCCTGCCAGTCCAGCTGCGGCTGCAGGTAGTTGGTGAGCGCTGCCAGCTTGCCACGTGTGCTGATGCCTAGCCATGTGCCTCcttccttgccttcctccatgtCCAGCCCTGTGGCAGACGACAGTGTTACCGCCACTGATGCCACCCATTCCAGTCCCCCTCCCCGGTCCCCAGCCCTGGGAGACGCATActcggcccagctcctgcctcaaGCTCCTCGAGGACATGCAGCTTGGCCCAGCAGCCCCAGCTATGGAATAGTGGCTGGAACTCTTCAAGGCCAGGCAGCCCCTGGGGCTCATGGGTCATGCAAGCAAGATCCCTGCCCTGCAGGATGACTATGACACCAACCACACCTATCCCAACAGACGCCCTGCAGAACACATCCTCTCACTTGGGCCAGGAGGCTGACCCTCACTCTGCAACCTTTGGAGCCGGGAGAGTTGCACAGGCTCTGAGGAGCCCAAGCTCCAAGGCTGAGGGGCAGCACTAGGCTCCAATCGCATGAATGGGGTGCAGGGACGCTGGCTGTCCTCACCCAGCAGGATGCACCAGGCCCAAAGGGCAGGCCCTTCACTCGGAGCCCAGCACACAACCAGGACCTTCACCCCCGCCAAATCTTCTGCAGGGCGCGGGCCACTGCTAGTGCCACAAGGTTGGAGAGGCCCGGAAAGCCACAGGAGACCAGGGGGTCATTTTACCCAAAGATTGGGGCAAAAAAGGCTGTCattaagatgttatttttattattatttttttttatttttttgagacagggtctcactgtcacccaagctggagttcagtggcgatcacatagctcactgcaacctccacctcccaggctcaagtgatcctcccacctcagcccacatagctgggaccacaggcgtgcaccatcacacccggctaatttttgcacttttttgtacagacaaggtttcgctgtgttgcccaggcttgtcttgaactcctgggctcaagccatcctcctgtctcagcctcccaaagtgctgggattacaggagtgagccactgcactgcctaggatgttattttatttattattattattattttttttttttgagactgagattcactcttgttgcccaggctggcgtgcaatggtgcgatcttggctcactgcaacctccaccccccgggttcaagcaattctcctgcctcagcctcctgagtagctggaattacaggcacatgccatcacgcccagctaattttgtatttttagtagaaatggagtttctccatgttggccaggctggtctcgaattcccaacctcaggtgatccagccaccttggcctcccaaagtgctgggattataggcgtgagccaccgtgcctggccctgttatttttataacaataatcaattataacagaaaaaaagatataaagatcaaaaataaagaaataaaactgtatttgtgGCCccgtgcagtgactcacacttgtaatcccagcactttgggaggccaaggtgggcggatcacctgaagttgggagttcgagatcagcctgaccaacatggagaaactccatttctattaaaaatacaaaattagccaggcatggtggtacatgcctgtaatcccagctacttgggaggctgaggcagcctataatcccagctactcgggaggctgaggcaggggaattgcttgaacccaggagatggaggttgtggtgagccgagatcacgccattgcactccagcctgagcaacaagagcaaaactctatctcaaaaacaaacaaacaaaacaaaactgtatttgCAAACAGCAGGatcatatataaagaaaatccaAAAGGAATACCGAGACCAATgtattagaactaataagtaaATGCTAGCAAGAACTGGAAAGCGAAAATTTAAATATACCATTTATAACAGCATTTTAAAACCCTtggtgtgattttaaaaaaaaaaaaaaaacgcgaaaatatttaatgaaaaatgggTGACAAAGACTGAAAACTCCAGGGCACTGTTGAGGGTCTCAAATTGAGCTGACTTGATTTAAGGAGAGATGTGCATATTCACTGACTGAAAGATTCAAtagtggggtttttgtttgtttgtttgttttttgttgttgttttttgagacggagtctcgatctgtcgtccaggctggagtgcagtggcgagatctcggctcactgcaagctccgcctcccaggttcaggccattctcctgccttggcctcccgagaagctgggactacaggtgcccaccactacacctggctaatttgttcgcatttttttagtagagacgggatttcaccatgttagccaggatggtcttgatctcctgacctcgtgatctgcccacctcggcctcccaaagtgctgggattacaggcgtgagccaccgcgcccaacttcAATAgtgtttcttgttgttgttatttgtttcatTGGGTACTTCTTAGACAACTCAGTACTGTTAAGGTGACACTTCTCCCCAAATGACCCATAGATTCAACACCTGCCCAGTCAAAATCCCAGGGGGCTTTTTGTTTTATAGCAATTAACAGACTGACTAAAATATCTATGCGTATACAAAGGAACTGGGATGGCCAAAATAGTGCCGAAAAAGAAGGTAGACccacactttctgatttctatttttttttttttgagatggagtttcgctcttgtggcccaggctagagtgcaatggcatgatctcggctcactgcaacctccgcctcccaagttcaagtgattctcctgcctcagcctcctgagtagctgggattacaggcatggaccaccacacctggctaattttgtatttttagtagagacggggtttctccatgttggtcagactggtcttgaactcccaacctcaggtgatctgcctgcctcagccttccaaagtgctgagattacaggtgtgagccaccgggcccagcctgatttcaagacttactaaaAAGCAACAGCACTCAAAGATTGTGTGGTGTTGACATCAAGACAGATACGTAGATCAAAGGGACACAATAGAGTCAGGAATAGACCCACACGTATATGTTCAACTGATGTACAACCAAGTTGCCATAGTAATGAACTAGGCAAAAGAAAatccatttaataaatgatgctggaacaactagagagatttgggggtgggaggcagtAAATCTCAACCCCTACCTCACATTATGTATAAAACCTTGAGATAAATCATAGaccaaacacaaaaaccaaaattagGCTTCTAGAAGCAAACGGAAgaaaatattgttatatattttcctctgggtaggcAGAGACTTTCTGGATAAGACACAAAAAGAACAACTCATAAAAGAAGATAAACTAtactttgttaaaataaaatattctggttggacgtggtggctcacacctgcaatcccagcactttgggagtctgaggcaggtggatcacgaggtcaagagatagagcccatcctggccaacatggtgatatcccatctctactaaaaatacaaaaattagctgggcgtggtggtgcacacctgtggtcccagctactccggaggctgaggcaggagaatcgcttgaacctcggaggcggaggttgcagtgagctgagattgcaccactgcactccagcctggcgacagaatgagactgagactctaccttaaaaaaaataaaaaaaataaaaaaaaattctgctcacCAAAAGTTATCATTAAGGAAATGAGTAGGCACAAAGGACTCATATCTAGAATGGATAAAcaactcttacaaatcaataattaaaacaagaacaaaacttccaAATTTGCCCAAGTAACAAGGACCAGATTTACCCTCCTGcataaaacaaccaaaaaatataaataaaacacatgaaacaatggtgtatttattagtccattctcatgctgctacaaggacatacccaagactgggtaatttataaaggaaagagctgtgactcatagttcagcatggctggggaggactcaggaaacttaaaatcgtggcggaaggggaaacaaacatgtccttcttcacatggtagcaggaAGAAGTTCCAAGCAAAgcaggaaaagccccttataaaaccatcagatcttggctgggagcagtggatcatgcctgtaatcccagcactttggaaggccgaggcaggaagatcacctgaggtcaggagttcgagaccagcctggccaacatggtgaaaccccatctctaataaaaacacaaaaatgagccgggcatggtggcaagcagctgtaattccagctactcaggaggctgagtcaggagaattgcttgaacctgggaggtggaggttgtagtgagccaagatcgcaacattgcactccagcctgggtaacaagagcaaaactctgtctcaaaaaaaaccaaaaccaaaaccaaaaccaaaacaaaacaaaccaaaaaaccccatCAGATtgcatgagaactcactcactatcatgagaacaacggcatgggggtaactgccccatgattcaattacctcccactgggtctctcccaggACACGTGGGGAttttgggaactacaattcaagatgagatttgggtggggacacagccaaaccatatcaaatgggTTTTACAAAAAAGGATATGAGAGAGGAAACAAAGTAAGCCCATGATTAGAGAGGCTCCAGGACCCAGCCCAGGGAGCGGTGGGACCAGGCTGAATTCAGCAGACTCCCTGAGCTGAGAAGAGGGGCTTAGTGTTTGGGGAAAGTGAGACACCCAGAGTTCATGGCTGccatagtttggatgtttgtccctcaGACCTCATGTTAAAATCTGATCCccgggctgggtgaggtggctcacgcctctatctcagcactttgggaggctgaggtcaggagttccagatcagccaggccaacatggtgaaaccctgtctctagtaaaaacaaaaaattagctgggcatggtggcaggtgcctgtaatcccagctatttgggaagctgaggcaggagaatcgcttgaacctgggaggaggttaaggtgagccgagatagcaccacagaactccagcctgggcaacaatagtgcaactctgtctcaaaaaaaaaaaaacaaaacctcaaaaaactgatccccaatgttggaagtggggcttaATGGGAGATAGATCTACCTAatggcagatccttcatgaatggtgcTGTCCTCACAGTGATGAGTTCTAGCTCTATTAGTTCCTCTGAGAACTGATTGTTTAAAACAGCGTGGCACCTCCCCGCTCTCTCTGGCTTCCTCTCTCCGAGTGTGATCTGCACATAccatctccccttccccttccatcatcattggaagcttcctgaggcctgcatcagaagcagatgctgacacCATGCTTCAGGTCTCCTGCAGAACtctaagccaaataaacctcttttctttataaattacccagtcttgtggatcacttgaggtcaggagttcgagaccagcccagccaacctggtgaaaccccatcccaactaaaaatacaaaaattgcgttgggggagggatagcgttaggagaaatacccaatgtGGATatcgagttgatgggtgcagcaaaccaacatggcacatgtatacctatgtatcaaacctgcacgctgtacacatgtaccctagaacttaaagtataataataaaaaaaatacaaaaattagctgggcgtggtggcgggtgcctataatcccagctactcgggagactgaggcaagagaatcacttgaatctgggaggtaaaggttgcagtgaaccaagattacaccattgcactccagcctaagcaactgagcaagactctgtttcaaaaaaaaaaagaaaaattacccagccttggctgggcaccgtggcttatacctgtaatcccagcac harbors:
- the TANGO2 gene encoding transport and Golgi organization protein 2 homolog isoform X6, producing MCIIFFKFDPRPVSKNAYRLILAANRDEFYSRPSKLADFWGNNNEILSGLDMEEGKEGGTWLGISTRGKLAALTNYLQPQLDWQARGRGELVTHFLTTDVDSLSYLKKVSMEGHLYNGFNLIAADLSTAKGDVICYYGNRGEPDPIVLMPGTYGLSNALLETPWRKLCFGKQLFLEAVERSQALPKDVLIANLLDVLNNEEA
- the TANGO2 gene encoding transport and Golgi organization protein 2 homolog isoform X8, translating into MCIIFFKFDPRPVSKNAYRLILAANRDEFYSRPSKLADFWGNNNEILSGLDMEEGKEGGTWLGISTRGKLAALTNYLQPQLDWQARGRGELVTHFLTTDVDSLSYLKKVSMEGHLYNGFNLIAADLSTAKGDVICYYGNRGEPDPIVLMPGSCQTRPSRTRAGSTCSPC
- the TANGO2 gene encoding transport and Golgi organization protein 2 homolog isoform X9, with translation MCIIFFKFDPRPVSKNAYRLILAANRDEFYSRPSKLADFWGNNNEILSGLDMEEGKEGGTWLGISTRGKLAALTNYLQPQLDWQARGRAQQRETSFATMGTEGSLIPSF